One Aquamicrobium sp. genomic region harbors:
- a CDS encoding sugar ABC transporter ATP-binding protein yields MSKLILRGVSKAYGATMALSHGDLTLEAGEVHVLIGSNGSGKSTLCKIAAGSVRPDAGEMLIDGEPVAVSGPQAARDHGIGIFYQELSLAARRTVEENILINDLPLKAGLFVDRKALTERAARYIALFDGVAGEGFAADAPVETLRADQRQLVEIMKALASEAPILIFDEPTSALDRAQVDRFFEILRRLKGEGRAMVFISHRMDEIFAIGDRVTVIRDGRTVATMATADTDPAAVIRLMVGEQEELAAVAVPAEAQADGETALSVSGLSGPGFADVGFELKRGEILGFGGLHGQGQSAVLRALFGALPIHAGTVALRGRPVRAAGPAEAIEQGFAYVSGDRRRDGVVTGRPILENVVPIHYLRQRLKLARPARLREVATPAVAAMKTRFAGFSHPVDSLSGGNQQKVVIARWLIDRPEILLLDDPTKGIDLSAKADLFALIRKLAAEGMAIILYSSEDAELLANADRILVFNGGRTVRELTGGERTRYNLYQAAYEAA; encoded by the coding sequence ATGTCGAAACTGATCCTGCGCGGCGTGAGCAAGGCTTACGGCGCAACGATGGCCTTGAGCCACGGCGACCTCACGCTCGAGGCCGGCGAGGTGCACGTGCTGATCGGCTCGAACGGCTCGGGCAAGTCGACTCTGTGCAAGATCGCCGCCGGCAGCGTGCGCCCCGACGCCGGCGAGATGCTGATCGACGGCGAGCCGGTCGCGGTCTCCGGGCCGCAGGCCGCGCGCGACCACGGCATCGGCATCTTCTATCAGGAGCTCTCGCTCGCCGCCCGGCGCACGGTGGAAGAGAACATCCTCATCAACGACCTGCCGCTGAAGGCGGGCCTGTTCGTCGACAGGAAGGCGCTCACCGAGCGCGCCGCGCGCTACATCGCCCTGTTCGACGGCGTCGCCGGCGAAGGCTTTGCCGCCGATGCGCCGGTAGAGACGCTGCGCGCCGACCAGCGCCAGCTCGTCGAGATCATGAAGGCGCTGGCGTCGGAAGCCCCGATCCTGATCTTCGACGAGCCGACCTCAGCGCTCGACCGCGCCCAGGTCGACCGCTTCTTCGAGATATTGCGCCGGCTGAAGGGTGAAGGCCGCGCCATGGTCTTCATCTCCCATCGCATGGACGAGATCTTCGCCATTGGCGACCGGGTGACGGTGATCCGCGACGGCAGGACCGTGGCGACGATGGCCACCGCCGACACCGACCCCGCCGCCGTGATCCGCCTGATGGTCGGCGAGCAGGAGGAGCTGGCCGCGGTCGCCGTCCCGGCGGAGGCGCAAGCCGACGGCGAGACGGCGCTTTCAGTCTCCGGCCTCTCCGGGCCGGGCTTCGCCGATGTCGGCTTCGAACTGAAGCGCGGCGAGATCCTCGGCTTCGGCGGGCTGCACGGCCAGGGCCAGTCGGCGGTGCTGCGCGCCCTGTTCGGGGCGCTGCCGATCCATGCCGGCACGGTCGCGCTTCGAGGGCGCCCGGTGCGCGCGGCCGGCCCGGCCGAGGCCATCGAGCAGGGCTTCGCCTATGTCTCCGGCGACCGGCGGCGCGACGGCGTCGTCACCGGCCGGCCGATCCTCGAGAACGTCGTGCCGATCCATTATCTGCGCCAGCGGCTGAAGCTCGCCCGGCCAGCCCGGCTGCGCGAGGTGGCGACGCCGGCCGTCGCGGCGATGAAGACCCGCTTCGCCGGCTTCTCGCACCCGGTCGATTCGCTTTCCGGCGGCAACCAGCAGAAGGTGGTGATCGCGCGCTGGCTGATCGACCGGCCTGAAATCCTGCTGCTCGACGACCCGACCAAGGGCATCGACCTCTCGGCCAAGGCGGACCTCTTCGCGCTGATCCGCAAGCTGGCGGCCGAGGGCATGGCGATCATCCTCTATTCGTCGGAGGACGCCGAGCTCCTCGCCAATGCCGACCGCATCCTCGTCTTCAATGGCGGGCGCACCGTGCGCGAGCTGACGGGGGGCGAGCGCACCCGCTACAACCTCTATCAAGCCGCCTACGAGGCCGCGTGA
- a CDS encoding Gfo/Idh/MocA family protein, translating to MTGQTRQRLRIGFVGSGFIAHFHLRSMVSVRNVDVTGVYSRSAGKRQRFVDAVTELGMGECRGYATLEDMLRADDIDAVWILSPNDTRLGVMRTLHAEVKAGRSKVVAVACEKPLARTISEAREMVRLVEDAGLNHGYLENQVFATPVSRGKEIVWRRAASTTGRPYLARAAEEHSGPHEPWFWQGDKQGGGVLSDMMCHSVEVARHLLTAPGAPRDSLKVKSVNGTVANLKWTRPHYADQLASRFGKEVDYRNRPSEDFARGVVALEDADGNELMIEATTSWAYVGAGLRIQLELLGPEYAMEFNSLATGLKIFMSRAVTGAEGEDLVEKQNAEQGLMPVLEDEEGIYGYTGENRHMVECFRKGETPIETFHDGLAVVEILMGLYRSAETGETVRFPAPELEDYVPVVARRHG from the coding sequence ATGACTGGACAAACGAGGCAGAGGCTGCGCATCGGGTTCGTGGGGTCGGGCTTCATCGCCCATTTCCACCTGCGGTCGATGGTCAGCGTGCGCAATGTCGACGTCACCGGCGTCTACAGCCGCAGCGCCGGGAAGCGCCAGCGTTTCGTCGACGCCGTGACCGAGCTCGGCATGGGCGAATGCCGCGGCTACGCGACACTCGAAGACATGCTCCGGGCCGACGACATCGACGCGGTGTGGATCCTCTCGCCCAACGACACCCGCCTCGGTGTCATGCGCACCCTCCATGCCGAGGTGAAGGCCGGCCGCTCGAAGGTCGTCGCCGTCGCCTGCGAGAAGCCGCTGGCGCGCACCATTTCGGAAGCGCGCGAGATGGTGCGCCTCGTCGAGGATGCCGGGCTGAACCACGGCTATCTGGAGAACCAGGTCTTCGCCACGCCGGTCAGCCGCGGCAAGGAGATCGTCTGGCGCCGCGCCGCCTCGACCACCGGCCGGCCCTATCTCGCCCGCGCGGCGGAAGAACATTCCGGCCCGCACGAGCCATGGTTCTGGCAGGGCGACAAGCAGGGCGGCGGCGTGCTCTCCGACATGATGTGCCATTCGGTCGAGGTCGCGCGCCATCTTCTGACCGCGCCGGGCGCGCCGCGCGATTCGCTCAAGGTCAAGTCGGTCAACGGTACGGTGGCGAACCTCAAATGGACGCGGCCTCATTATGCCGATCAGCTCGCCAGCCGCTTCGGCAAGGAGGTCGACTACCGCAACCGGCCGTCCGAGGATTTCGCCCGCGGCGTCGTCGCTCTCGAGGACGCGGACGGCAACGAACTGATGATCGAGGCGACGACCTCCTGGGCCTATGTCGGCGCCGGCCTGCGCATCCAGCTCGAGCTGCTCGGCCCCGAATACGCCATGGAGTTCAACTCGCTGGCGACGGGGCTCAAGATCTTCATGTCGCGCGCCGTCACCGGAGCCGAGGGCGAGGACCTGGTCGAGAAGCAGAATGCCGAGCAGGGCCTGATGCCGGTGCTGGAGGACGAGGAAGGCATCTACGGCTACACCGGCGAGAACCGCCACATGGTCGAGTGCTTCCGCAAGGGCGAGACGCCGATCGAGACCTTCCATGACGGCCTCGCCGTGGTCGAGATCCTGATGGGCCTCTACCGCTCGGCCGAGACCGGCGAGACCGTGCGCTTCCCCGCGCCGGAGCTGGAGGACTACGTGCCGGTTGTCGCCAGACGCCATGGCTGA
- a CDS encoding ABC transporter permease, giving the protein MEKVVSASSRAGGIGRLIARHPFLPALLIALVLLALNGFYQPRSVSLVGLTGLTKTYMALMLLAIAQTYVVYAGDIDLSVGAIVSLVNVVLVVLMDRWGGGGLSIFTAMVAGLAVGIACGVLNGVVVAALRLQAIVATFATSIFFTGLALWVLPVAGMPAPTAFWRTYGGRFLDVPFVFYAVVVLAVLLYLMAKLRLTTQLLTVGDEAQGAYQSGLPVTAIRIKGYALCGLFCALAAFCITGDTASGDPLVGGKMTLYSVAAVVLGGAALSGGFGTVVGSVFGALIIGLINSLVYFVGTPSEWQNLVQGLAILVALMAGILVGRGTGGRRAGR; this is encoded by the coding sequence ATGGAGAAGGTCGTCTCTGCATCCTCCCGCGCGGGCGGCATCGGGCGGCTCATCGCCCGCCATCCGTTCCTGCCGGCGCTGCTCATCGCGCTGGTGCTGCTGGCGCTCAACGGCTTCTACCAGCCGCGCAGCGTCAGCCTCGTCGGCCTGACCGGCCTGACCAAGACCTACATGGCGCTGATGCTGCTGGCGATCGCGCAGACCTATGTCGTCTATGCCGGCGACATCGACCTGTCGGTCGGGGCGATCGTCTCGCTGGTCAATGTCGTCCTCGTCGTGCTGATGGACCGCTGGGGCGGCGGCGGGCTGTCGATCTTCACCGCGATGGTGGCGGGGCTCGCCGTCGGCATCGCCTGCGGGGTGCTCAACGGCGTCGTCGTCGCGGCGCTGAGGCTCCAGGCCATCGTCGCCACCTTCGCCACCTCGATTTTCTTCACCGGGCTTGCCCTGTGGGTGCTGCCCGTCGCCGGCATGCCGGCGCCGACGGCGTTCTGGCGCACCTATGGCGGGCGCTTCCTCGACGTGCCGTTCGTGTTCTATGCGGTCGTCGTTCTGGCGGTGCTGCTCTACCTGATGGCGAAGCTCAGGCTCACCACCCAGCTTCTCACCGTGGGCGACGAGGCGCAGGGTGCCTACCAGAGCGGCCTGCCGGTGACGGCCATCCGCATCAAAGGCTATGCGCTGTGCGGCCTGTTCTGCGCGCTCGCCGCCTTCTGCATCACCGGCGACACGGCGAGCGGCGACCCGCTGGTCGGCGGCAAGATGACGCTCTATTCCGTCGCCGCCGTTGTGCTGGGCGGGGCGGCGCTCTCCGGCGGCTTCGGCACGGTGGTCGGCTCGGTCTTCGGCGCGCTGATCATCGGCCTGATCAACTCGCTGGTCTATTTCGTCGGCACGCCGTCGGAGTGGCAGAACCTCGTGCAGGGCCTCGCCATCCTCGTCGCGCTGATGGCCGGCATCCTTGTCGGCCGGGGAACTGGCGGACGGAGGGCGGGGCGATGA
- a CDS encoding LacI family DNA-binding transcriptional regulator encodes MNARPPKMKDIARTLGVSSATVSRALSGTGLVAEPTLTRIREAAEALDYRPNVSARNLRRQSSMTVLMVVRDIGNPFYLEVMKGVEAAAREAGYAVLMGNAENDPDREAEYFAMLRDGNADGMVLMTGKLPSSRFRLDRLPVVVALESIEGTGFPHVEIDNHGAAREAVRHLISLGHRRIAHIAGPLAEPMAIRRRDGFRAAMAEAGLPIPAGYEQAGDYLLQGGRDGCRALLARADAPTAIFCANDEMAFGAIHELRRSGLDVPRDVSVVGFDDIYLSQAIYPPLTTVSQPRAEIGRMAMGVLLDIMAGGKPPDGPVMMPTTLMLRESTAPAREFEPLRG; translated from the coding sequence ATGAACGCGCGCCCGCCCAAGATGAAGGACATCGCGCGCACGCTCGGCGTGTCGTCGGCCACGGTGTCGCGCGCGCTTTCCGGCACCGGGCTGGTGGCCGAGCCGACGCTCACCCGCATCCGCGAGGCGGCCGAGGCGCTCGACTACCGGCCGAACGTTAGCGCCCGAAACTTACGCCGGCAAAGCTCCATGACCGTGCTGATGGTGGTGCGCGACATCGGCAACCCGTTCTATCTCGAGGTCATGAAGGGCGTCGAGGCGGCGGCGCGCGAGGCCGGCTACGCCGTGCTGATGGGCAATGCCGAGAACGACCCCGACCGCGAGGCCGAATATTTCGCCATGCTGCGCGACGGCAATGCCGACGGCATGGTGCTGATGACCGGCAAGCTGCCGTCGAGCCGCTTCCGGCTCGACAGGCTGCCCGTCGTCGTCGCGCTGGAGAGCATCGAGGGCACGGGCTTTCCCCATGTCGAGATCGACAATCACGGCGCGGCGCGCGAGGCCGTGCGCCACCTGATTTCGCTCGGCCACCGGCGCATCGCCCATATCGCCGGCCCGCTGGCCGAGCCGATGGCGATCAGGCGGCGCGACGGTTTTCGCGCGGCGATGGCGGAGGCGGGCCTTCCCATTCCAGCCGGCTACGAGCAGGCAGGCGACTATCTCCTGCAAGGCGGGCGCGACGGCTGCCGCGCTCTCCTCGCCCGTGCGGACGCGCCCACCGCGATCTTCTGCGCCAATGACGAGATGGCGTTCGGCGCGATCCACGAGCTGCGCCGCAGCGGTCTCGACGTGCCGCGCGACGTCTCCGTCGTCGGCTTCGACGACATCTATTTGAGCCAGGCGATCTACCCGCCGCTGACCACGGTGAGCCAGCCGCGCGCCGAGATCGGCCGCATGGCGATGGGCGTCCTGCTCGACATCATGGCCGGCGGCAAGCCGCCCGACGGCCCGGTGATGATGCCGACCACCCTGATGCTGCGCGAGAGCACCGCGCCGGCCCGTGAATTCGAACCGCTACGAGGATAA
- a CDS encoding ABC transporter permease, protein MTGLLSLLKQPLTVALLLIVALLALGEALSPGFASPQQILRLLIVAALLGIVAAGQNLVILGGREGIDLSVGGIVSLSAIVAGNLMNGSDSGIALAIAGCIATGAFFGLVNGLGVTFLRIPPLVMTLGMLGVLQGLLVVIRQGIPSGRAAPSLSHFVAQPFLFGLPGIIWLWLGVGLLMAFLLHRTVFGHRIYAIGSNEQAAVMAGVPAARVRVMLFVLSGVFAAIAGICLLGYSGSSFANVGEQYMLPSIIAVVFGGTSLAGGKGGYTGTMAGAVMLVVLQSILTTVNIDESGRQMIFGATLLVLMLFYGRGRAMRA, encoded by the coding sequence ATGACCGGCCTTCTCTCCCTCCTCAAGCAGCCGCTCACCGTCGCGCTCCTCCTCATCGTCGCGCTGCTCGCGCTCGGCGAGGCCCTGAGCCCCGGCTTCGCCTCGCCGCAGCAGATCCTGCGCCTCCTGATCGTCGCCGCCCTGCTCGGCATCGTCGCCGCGGGCCAGAACCTCGTCATCCTCGGCGGGCGCGAGGGCATCGACCTTTCGGTCGGCGGCATCGTCTCGCTGTCGGCCATCGTCGCCGGCAATTTGATGAACGGGTCCGATTCCGGCATCGCCCTCGCTATCGCCGGCTGCATCGCCACCGGCGCGTTCTTCGGTCTCGTCAACGGGCTCGGCGTCACCTTCCTGCGCATTCCGCCGCTGGTGATGACGCTCGGCATGCTCGGCGTGCTCCAGGGGCTGCTCGTCGTCATCCGGCAGGGCATTCCCTCCGGCCGCGCCGCGCCGTCCCTGTCGCACTTCGTCGCCCAGCCCTTCCTGTTCGGCCTGCCGGGTATCATCTGGCTGTGGCTCGGCGTCGGGCTCCTGATGGCCTTCCTGCTCCACCGCACCGTCTTCGGCCACCGCATCTACGCCATCGGTTCCAACGAGCAGGCGGCCGTCATGGCCGGCGTGCCGGCGGCAAGGGTGCGCGTCATGCTGTTCGTGCTGTCGGGCGTGTTCGCGGCCATCGCCGGCATCTGCCTTCTCGGCTATTCCGGCTCGTCCTTCGCCAATGTCGGCGAGCAGTACATGCTGCCGTCGATCATCGCCGTGGTCTTCGGCGGCACCTCGCTCGCCGGCGGCAAGGGCGGCTACACCGGCACCATGGCCGGCGCGGTGATGCTGGTCGTGCTGCAAAGCATCCTGACGACGGTCAACATCGACGAATCCGGCCGCCAGATGATCTTCGGCGCGACGCTGCTGGTGCTGATGCTGTTCTACGGCCGCGGAAGGGCGATGCGGGCATGA